The Streptomyces sp. NBC_00289 DNA segment CCGCGCAAGCGGCGTTGAGGCACCGGAACCGGCGCACCAGCAGCTCGATCACCACCCGGGCGCCGCTGATCGCCGCATCCGACAACCGTCGCGGATACCGGCCGTGCACCCGTCCCGAGGAACTGCCGCAGTGCGGGCACAGCCCATCGGCCGCACGCGCGCGGGCATGCAGGGTGATCCCGCCGACAGGCCGCTCCACCAACTCCACCACGACACCCGTCAGATGAGGAAGAAGCGCCTCGAAGCTCCGCGAAGTACACACGAATCATGATCACAGCCGCGTCGCACGTCGGCACCACTCCGCCGCCGCGGTGATCGAGTCGTGGCCGGACGGGGTCATCGCGCAGACCACCAGGGCCAGCAGCGAGGAGAGCCGGTACCGCACTCCGCAAGCCCCTCTCGGATCGGTGACCGACTCGAACTCGGCGACCAGGCAGCGCACTTGCTCCTTGGCGGCACCCTCGCCGAGGGCTTCCAGGCAGGGCGCACAAGGCACGGGGACAGCGACAGGGGATGATGGAGAAACGAACACGGCACCTTCGTGGATCTTGCAGCGTAGAGAACTACATGATCCACAGGTGCCGTGTTCACCTGCTTCCGGGGCCCACCACCGAGATCAACACCCCAGACCGGGACGATCCAGGCACTCGCCGGGGCCCTGGATCAAGCCCTGGCACCTTCACCCCACAGAGACAGGATGGAAACGGCTCAATGAGCCTCTTCAGCGGCCACTCCCCAAGGCGAATAGGTGCCGAAGGTTGACCGCGGCACGGCCTGCAGCGATCGGCAAGCTTTGCGGAGACGGCCGTCACCCGATCGGTGCCAAGCTGAAGAAGCTCAATCACCGCGTTTCGTTTCCTCGGCGGCTTGATCGAATGCTTGATCTATTGCCAGACGCAGCCGCTCCATCCCTTCCGGGACGCCGCCTTCCATCCCTGCAGAAACGGCCGCCTCGTAATCTTTTGCCAACTCCCCGTGTAATGATAGAACCTGAGAAATCTTACATCCTCTGGGCAAGGTGGGCGAGGAGCAGAATACCCACTTGGCAAGAAGTTTCGCCCCGGGGACTGGGAACATTATTTCCGCCTGCGATCCCTTAATTACGTTCACTATTTCCCAACGTACGGGATCGCCTTCTTTGGTCACGGTAACGCCTTGACCGCCAATGGAAAAAGCACCCTCCAGGCGGACCTCAATAGGATCTACGTTCACCCAATTTTCGACGTTCGACCAAAAGTCCCAAGCGAACTTGCGGGACGCCTTGGTTTCAATTTCACTAGAGAATGACCACACTGACGGAATTCCTTTAATGGGCGCCGTCGGCATTACGCCCTCGGCTACCTCACACCAGCCGAGTTCGAACAGCAACTGATCACGTCACGTACGCTGTCACTCGCCGTATGAAACCCGGTGTCCACTCTCGGGGACCAACCTCAGGGCCACCCATCATCCCACCGCCGTGACGCCGGTCATCCAATAACGGCAACGCGCTCTCGAAGCTTCCCTGTAGTATCAGACCGCCCCGGCTCTCAGCCAACCTTGCTGTTGGTGATCCTGTATGCGACCTTTATCTTGTCGCTACTGCCTTCCTCTGTGTTGTAGACATTGAATGTGCCGTAGGTATCCGTGCCCGCGTCGACGTAAAAAGTTCTGTAGCCATAACCGTCAGAGTCGCCCGTCGAGCACGAAGCACCTTCGTAGAGGACCGTCCCCAGATCGACTCGCACTTGATTGGGGCGGTGAGCTCCGTCGGGGTTTCGACTGTCATAAATCGCGACCCTCTCCTGCAATTGTGCCCACACTTCCCCACCCGCGCATGCCGTTTTCCCGAGGGGTTCCCAGTCCACGGGATAGAACGGTCCGACATTGACATCTCTCTTATAGGATCCACTGACAGTAGGGTTCGAGACCCCGTCACCGTCATCATCCGTTACCACATAGTTGAGACTTATCGTGACTTTATACCTCCCGCTATCGATAGTAGCCGCAGCCGGGGTAGCGGAGAAGCCAGCCAAAACGGCGGAGGCGGCGCCAGTGGCAACGAGAGCGAGAGTTCTATTACGTAGAGTCGACATTTCGTGTCAGTTCCTTCGATAGACCGGAAGCAAAGGGCGCTGCCGGCGGGGAGCACTGCTGCTAGCGCATACGGATTCCCAACGCCTCCCAGTCCGAGTAACTGGTACTCAACTTCATCCCGGTGCTGCAGGGGAGTTTTCAGGGCCCCCGCTGAGACGAAGCGCTCATGTGGCACTGTCACGTTGTTGGTGGTGGGGTGGGATGATTTTCGGGTTTCTGTGACCGCGAGGGATCGCCGGTGTCGGATGTGCCGCCGTCGTACAATAACGGAGGGGTGCGCGCTTGAGGTTGGGGCGTGCTGGCCTGTCGGGTTGGCTGGAGGTTGATCACCGTTCGGCGGCTCGGTCGGAGACGAGGCCGGCGATGGCGGCGAAGGTCTCGTCGAAGTACTCGCGACGTCCGATGTAGCGCTGAAGGGTGCGCCACTGCTTGTGTTCGGCGTTGGCGTGTTCCACGCAGATCCGCTCCGAGGACTGCTGGTGACGGTCTGAACCGTTCCGGGTTTGATCGAGACTCTAGGTCGTGACTGTGACCTGGTGTTTCGTGGTTTCGCGGTAGTACTTGGTCTCGTATTCGGCGGGTGGGATGTGCCCTATTTCACCGTGGAGCCGACGGTGGCAGTACCAGTCGACCCATTCGGCGGTGGCGAGTTCGACTTGGGAAAGCGTTTTCCAGGGCCGACGAGGCTTGATCAACTCGGTCTTGAACAGGCCGATCGTGGACTCCATCAGGGCGTTGACGCTCCTATAGTTGTCAACTCGTGGCAGTGATTGCGTTCGGGGCAGGCTGGATGAGGTGGTACTGATCTTTAAGGTCTTGCTTGACGATCTGTCAGTTCGGGCATATGGGCGGTATGGGGACTTCGAATGCCGCGCGTTGGGGGCCGGCTGAGCGGGAGGCGCGGCGGATGCAGGCCGCCGACCTGTTCGAACAGGATGTGAGGCAGGCGCATGTGGCCCGGCTGCTGGGGGTGTCCCGGCAGGCGGTCGGCCAGTGGCATGCGGCGTGGCGGGAGGGCGGTCGTGAGGCGCTTGTGGCGCGGCCGAACGGGTCCCGCTCGTATCTGACGCCGCAGCAGGAGCAGGAGTTGCTGCGAGAGTTACGACTCGGGGCGTCGGCGCACGGCTGGGAGGGCCAGGGCTGGACGCTCGCGCGTATCGCGCGCGTGATCGAGGAGAAGTACGGGGCGCGGTTCACGGTGCCGGGGGTGTGGTACCTCATGGACCGTCTGGGCTGGTCGTGGCAGGTTCCGAAGACGCAGGCGGTCCAGCGCGACGAGGAGGCGATCGCATGGCGCACGGAGACGTGGCCGGCGGTGTCCCATCCGGTCAAGCCGTGACCGAGGGGCGCTGGATCGTCTTCGGGGACGAGTCCGGAGCGGCGCTCGCCGGCGTGGTGCGCCGCACCTGGGGACAGCGGGGCACCACTCCGGTGATCAAGCTGAACGGGTCGCGCGGGGACCGGGAGAACATGGTGGCGTTCGTCGCCTACAGGCCCGGGTTCGAGCCGAGGCTGCTTGTGTGGCACAAGAGTCGCGAGGGATACACCAAGGAGCACTTCCCGCTCCTGCTGACCATAACTCGACCGTGTCCACCTCGGCACCTTCACCGGCCCCGCCGGCACGTTCCAGCAGGTCACCACCCCCACCAAGCCCCAGCAGGACCTGCTCGCCAAGCTCGGCATCCCTGCGCCCAGGCAGATCGCCAGCCTTCATCCCGCACCGCGCTGACCAGCCATAACACCACCGCCTAGAGACACGCCCTCCAGGCGGTCACAGTCATGTTCCCGCAGGTCAGGCCGCACTCTCGGCTCTCTAGGCCGCCGAATGATGTCGAACCCGGGCCTGAGCGGCTGGCCAGCGAGGCATCATTCGCCGCCTTGTGCGGTGTCAGTGCGGTCGAGCAGTCCTCCGGCAAGACCCAGCGCCGGCGGTTGAACCGCGGCGGTAACCGCCAGGCCAACGCTGCCCTCTACCGGATCGTCGTGACAGCATCGCTTCTACAACACCAACCGACTACACAGCGTGTGCGGATACCGCAGTCCGATCGACTACGACCACGACCACCGAGCCAACTCCGCCTTGGGGCTGGCCGCATAGAAGATCTCCACAGTCCGAGGGGATTGACACCTCAGCCAACCACCCGAACCCCGCGGGAGTCACTGCTTGACATCCATAGGGGCATCAGCGCCCCTGCGGAGTGCATGGGCCAGCTCCTGGCGGCTGGTGACGCCGAGCTTGCCGTAGATCCGGCGGAAGTGGTTGTCGACCGTACGCACCGAGAGGGTCAGAGCAGTTGCAATGTCCTTGCTAGTGGCACCGGTGACGGCGAGTTGGGCAACCTGCTGCTCTCGCGGGGTGAGCGGAATTGCGGCAATGGCGGTGGCCAGGAGCGGCGTGCGGAGGCCCGGACAACGGGATGCTGCGGCTTCTGCCCGCGTGGCCGCCGCCGTGGCGCGGCGGGACTCGCCGGCCTGCTGCCACGTTGTGGCTGCGGCGGTGGCGGCTTCGGCGGCCAGAAGGTCCGCGCCGATTACTTCCAATTCGCTGGTGACATCAAGGAGATCAATCGGAGCGCTGGCTGCCAGGGCTGCGGCGAGGTGGGCCCGGGCGGGAGCGAAAGCTCCGTCGCATGTGTGAGTGAGTTCGGTCAGCCGGTCGGTAACGTCGTTCGCGCCCCCGAGGCGGGCGATGTCTGTGAGGAGCAGTGCCTCGGAAGTGAAGTGGCCCATGTCGCGCGCGGCTTCGGCGGCATCGACTAGCACGGCGCGCGCGCGAGGTTGTTGCCCACGAGCCGCTTGGAGCCAGGCCTCGGCGAGGCACTCTTCAGCCGTGAACATGCCAAAGGGAGGGTGGGTCGTGGCTTCGGCCCACGTGGCCTCTGCCGTTTCACGGTCATCGAGGAGTACTGCGGACGCGGCCAGGCCGGCCAGCACGGGACGCAACGCTCTGGTTTGGTGGTGGGCGCGGCACAATGCGGCGGATTCGGCATACCAGTGGCGGGCAAGGGCGCAGTGTCCGGCCATAAGCTCGGCGCGGGCAATGAAGAGCGCTGTCCAGATCTCGGGCACGGGCGCTCGGGCTGCCACAAGGTCAGCAAAGGCGCGCTCTCCAACTTCGCGGGCTTCAGCCAGTTTGCCGGCCTCAGACAGTGCGACGACCAGGGGGGCCAGTTGTGTGGCCGGAGGTGGCCGGAGAGCTTGCTTGTCTACGCGAAGGTTTGCGCTGTAGGCATCCTCTGCCCACTTCACCGCTTCAGAGGTGCGACCCATCAGCGCCAGTCCCATGGTCTTCAAAGACGCTCCGTGCAGCCAGGTGTTGATATCCGGTGCCTGTTCGACATCGGCCCCCAGTTGGTTCAGCAGAGCCATACCCTGCTCGAATTGGCCGGACGCGATCCGAATAGCGCCTTCTATGGTGTGCAGTACTTGGCGCCCGGCCGCACTGGTCACCTGCGTGCGAGCGGCTTCGTTGACCGCCAGCGCTTTCGCCGTGCGGGCTGCTCCCCAGAAGAGGTTCGTGCTTCGGATGTTCGTTACCAGCAGCTTGTCTTCCTCACCAACGACTTGAGCATCAGCCTTGGCCAAGACAGCCTCGGCTTTGCTGTTCTGGCCCAGTTCGAAGAGCGCCTCGCCGTGCAGGAGGCGCGTTGCGGTGGTCTGGTGCTCTGCCGGTACGGCTTGAAGAAGGGAAATGACGTGGGGGTAGTCGTGCGCATGGCGGGCCAGGACGGCCGCCTGAAGCAGCAGGCTGGTATCTGCAGTACCAGTAGCAGCCAGCCGCCAGGAGGCGATGCGCAGCAGATCTGCCCGACGGCGTGCGCCATGGGCCTCGATCCGCTGCGCCTGCTGCAGCAGCAACTCGCCAAAGCGCTGGGCAGGGATCCCGTCGCGGAGGACTTCCCCGTAGAGGGGGTGTGCGAGTGCCACATCGGCGCGCCGCCGCTCCTC contains these protein-coding regions:
- a CDS encoding transposase family protein; the protein is MCTSRSFEALLPHLTGVVVELVERPVGGITLHARARAADGLCPHCGSSSGRVHGRYPRRLSDAAISGARVVIELLVRRFRCLNAACAAVTFVEQVAGLTSPHARFTPLLREMLTSIAVALAGRPGSRLAAALGVPVGVVKLSVVWVVEGVSGWGGAGDDAVFRRWWACWRCR
- a CDS encoding winged helix-turn-helix domain-containing protein produces the protein MGTSNAARWGPAEREARRMQAADLFEQDVRQAHVARLLGVSRQAVGQWHAAWREGGREALVARPNGSRSYLTPQQEQELLRELRLGASAHGWEGQGWTLARIARVIEEKYGARFTVPGVWYLMDRLGWSWQVPKTQAVQRDEEAIAWRTETWPAVSHPVKP
- a CDS encoding LuxR C-terminal-related transcriptional regulator, producing the protein MTVDGLDQATRWPLQGREAELAAFEGALTDRRGQGFMVYGSAGVGKSRLAEECLALAVHGGLRGGRAVASTALAAVPLGAIAHLLPAGVDMSNPVAGFAAVGRALAGQGQAGKPERKRWVIFVDDLHLLDATSAMLLRQLMDAGAIRLIGTIRSGERLGEAVEALGHSDAVRRVVLAELDERQVEALLARVLEGPIGRRTVHELFTASGGNVLYLRELVLGALGSGALSSDGEVWELAEGRLLGTPRLAELIEARLAAAGAAGRPVLEVLALCGPLSLTDVRSVADLQILTDLERAGLLRVIEERRRADVALAHPLYGEVLRDGIPAQRFGELLLQQAQRIEAHGARRRADLLRIASWRLAATGTADTSLLLQAAVLARHAHDYPHVISLLQAVPAEHQTTATRLLHGEALFELGQNSKAEAVLAKADAQVVGEEDKLLVTNIRSTNLFWGAARTAKALAVNEAARTQVTSAAGRQVLHTIEGAIRIASGQFEQGMALLNQLGADVEQAPDINTWLHGASLKTMGLALMGRTSEAVKWAEDAYSANLRVDKQALRPPPATQLAPLVVALSEAGKLAEAREVGERAFADLVAARAPVPEIWTALFIARAELMAGHCALARHWYAESAALCRAHHQTRALRPVLAGLAASAVLLDDRETAEATWAEATTHPPFGMFTAEECLAEAWLQAARGQQPRARAVLVDAAEAARDMGHFTSEALLLTDIARLGGANDVTDRLTELTHTCDGAFAPARAHLAAALAASAPIDLLDVTSELEVIGADLLAAEAATAAATTWQQAGESRRATAAATRAEAAASRCPGLRTPLLATAIAAIPLTPREQQVAQLAVTGATSKDIATALTLSVRTVDNHFRRIYGKLGVTSRQELAHALRRGADAPMDVKQ